The window CTAAAAGTCACGCAGAAGTTGTCATCATATCCTCGCGCGGGCTGCAGAGCCTTGAGACGTTCCCCCAGATTGCCCGCTACACGGAGATCGTAGTTGGTGCTATCCACGGGTGTTATCTTTCCAGTGGGTATGGAGTCCTGATCAGTTTCAGTGATGCCATATGCGTTTATTTCGATAGCGTGCTCATAAAGACCATTGGCTCCAGTTTTGTGCCCCGCCAGGTTGAAATACGAATGATTGGTCAGATTCACGGGCGTGATTTTGTCGGTTTCTGCAGTCATCAGGACATGAAGACAGTTATCCTCGCTCAGGGTGAAACTGGCCGTGGCTGTCACCTTCCCGGGATAGCCCTCATGTCCGTCTGGATTGGTGTGTGATAGGGTGACGCCATCTGGTCGCACAGCCACCACTTCCCAGTGGGCCTTATCGAAACCCACAAAGCCGCCATGAAGTTGGAACTTGTTGTTCCTGTTCTTGGACACCTCTATCCACTTCCCGTCCAGCTGAAATCTTCCGTTTGCAATTCGATTGCACACACGTCCAATAGTGGCTCCGAAATAGGGATTCTTATCGCTCTGATACCCGGCCAGATCATCAAATCCCAGAGTCACGTCATCTACTTTTCCGCTGGAGTCCGGTGTCTTAATGCTGGTTATAGTAGCTCCACGGGTAATCAGCTGGACAGACATTCCAAAGCCATTGGTCAGGGTGAATCGCTTGATGTCCTCTGAGGCCTTGGTGAACGGGTTCACCGCTCCGGTGGCGAAAACATCCTCTTTGACGTTGACCATGCTCGATATTGGTGCAGCTGTGGAATGAAGCGAATGGCAACTGCACTGGCGTTTTTATCTGACCTACTCGGCGTAGAGGTTAATCAGCACTTGATGTCGCATATGTATGTGTTTGTAGCCACACGTTTAATTATCGCGAAAAAGCcgcaaacaaaaacacaagcaTATGTAAATTGTGTTATCACAAGGCGGCCGAGAAGGAGAGTGTTTTGATAAGAGAAAAGATTAGCACAGGAACACTCTCAAAGGTAAGTGGATGTTTAATCTGGAACACAGATTGAATAAATTTAATCTCgtgtttgtttacattttattacttttaattgCGGCTTCAGTGCCGTAGTTTCTTCAATTCATAGGGGTTTAAATCTTTAGAAAAAGTGTTGCAAAGGGTTCGACAGGAGTGCTGGAAAATGCATGATGTCAAAATACCGAAAAATACCGGGCTCATTCGCCGCCTATAACAAATAACAAACGTTTTGAGCCGGGTTGGCAGCGCAACAGGttgattgtttattttatttcggaTTATTTGGCTggtaaatatttattcattttgcAAATAGAAATCTAACCGGCTTAATTCGCTAACAGCTGACAGAAAAGGCATTTGAAAACGCTGCTTGACGCCCTTGAAGACACCCCATCCCATCCTCAACAGCTCCGACGACAAAAATCCCAAACATGCAA of the Drosophila ananassae strain 14024-0371.13 chromosome 2R, ASM1763931v2, whole genome shotgun sequence genome contains:
- the LOC6493794 gene encoding galactose mutarotase encodes the protein MVNVKEDVFATGAVNPFTKASEDIKRFTLTNGFGMSVQLITRGATITSIKTPDSSGKVDDVTLGFDDLAGYQSDKNPYFGATIGRVCNRIANGRFQLDGKWIEVSKNRNNKFQLHGGFVGFDKAHWEVVAVRPDGVTLSHTNPDGHEGYPGKVTATASFTLSEDNCLHVLMTAETDKITPVNLTNHSYFNLAGHKTGANGLYEHAIEINAYGITETDQDSIPTGKITPVDSTNYDLRVAGNLGERLKALQPARGYDDNFCVTFSPPQPLAMVARASHPPSGRWLEVVSNQPGVQFYTSNFMPDVENGETPIAGKDGASYGKHGAFCLETQKFPDSVNHSNFPTTILRPGERYNHEVIYKFGVFN